A genomic segment from Pectinophora gossypiella chromosome 3, ilPecGoss1.1, whole genome shotgun sequence encodes:
- the LOC126382089 gene encoding protein hunchback, producing the protein MLSCASPAGMPPAPHSAHPQAWGSLLQPPTVKSEPMDDGSFSKEQTSGFYSEGFHSASPSSSSKDSNGHSPRSVGSAGEPAPFYDNMPLKAKANLGMHLEAYRSGMPYNLLTPPGFEARNNDGREPSPGYETSYSPRALAPPAHVSTPLQRADATPPKSPPRTPSSPDRDHERRSFERFHDSGFDPQGSRHDGDDTRDGSGLDDDFDDEPGLRVPAVNSHGKVKTFKCKQCEFVAVTKLSFWEHSKEHIKPEKMLCCRKCPFVTEYKHHLEYHMRNHMGSKPFQCNQCSYSCVNKSMLNSHLKSHSNVYQYRCADCNYATKYCHSLKLHLRKYQHNPAMVLNLDGTPNPLPIIDVYGTRRGPKQKPMSKMYEPQGNINNNTQPQPPPPTHPLFGGHFPVNLPYLPPLLPHSFLFPPNNNYEQRTSPKHEMPPEKQHTPPPSILHQRLSFERQNAREVGMTSPPAKSPSSLPKTPTARSATPVQSNDALDLTNTKTSEAGTPPPTEPPAPVTPTTALKNRRKGRAFKLQPAALKLQHEDETMREAEGSESESDAEVPPTYQCPHCDITFGDITMHIIHMGFHGYNDPFMCNKCGERSADRVAFFIHLGRAQHA; encoded by the exons ATGTTGAGCTGTGCCTCCCCCGCCGGCATGCCGCCCGCCCCTCACTCCGCACACCCCCAGGCGTGGGGGTCTCTCCTTCAACCCCCCACAGTG aaaTCCGAGCCAATGGACGATGGAAGCTTCTCGAAGGAGCAAACCAGCGGCTTCTACTCTGAGGGGTTCCACAGCGCATCACCATCTTCCTCAAGTAAGGACTCCAACGGGCACTCCCCGCGCAGTGTCGGCAGCGCTGGCGAACCCGCGCCCTTCTACGATAACATGCCTCTCAAAGCCAAAGCCAACCTCGGCATGCACCTAGAGGCATACCGCAGCGGAATGCCCTACAACCTCCTCACACCGCCAGGCTTCGAGGCCCGCAACAACGACGGCCGCGAGCCTTCACCCGGCTACGAAACCTCATACTCTCCAAGAGCGTTGGCCCCTCCAGCGCACGTATCAACTCCTCTACAACGCGCTGACGCCACACCACCCAAATCACCACCCAGAACACCATCCTCCCCCGATAGAGACCACGAAAGGCGCTCTTTCGAAAGATTCCACGACTCAGGATTCGACCCGCAAGGATCCAGGCACGACGGTGACGACACCCGCGACGGATCCGGGCTCGACGACGACTTTGACGACGAGCCCGGCCTGCGCGTCCCCGCCGTCAACTCACACGGAAAAGTGAAAACGTTCAAATGCAAGCAGTGCGAATTCGTCGCCGTGACCAAGCTCAGTTTTTGGGAGCACAGCAAGGAGCACATCAAGCCAGAAAAGATGCTCTGTTGCCGCAAATGCCCCTTCGTAACAGAATACAAGCACCACCTCGAGTACCACATGAGGAACCACATGGGCTCGAAACCGTTCCAATGCAACCAATGCTCATACTCGTGCGTGAACAAATCAATGCTCAATTCTCATCTTAAGTCCCACTCCAACGTGTATCAATACAGATGCGCCGACTGCAACTACGCCACTAAATACTGCCATTCTCTGAAATTACACCTCCGTAAATATCAACACAACCCCGCGATGGTGCTCAACTTGGACGGCACTCCCAACCCGCTGCCGATCATCGACGTGTACGGCACTAGGCGCGGGCCCAAGCAGAAGCCGATGTCGAAGATGTACGAGCCGCAGGGAAACATCAACAACAACAcgcagccgcagccgccgccgcccacACACCCACTGTTCGGGGGACACTTCCCCGTCAACTTACCGTACTTGCCGCCTCTCCTCCCTCACTCATTCTTGTTTCCACCTAACAACAACTACGAGCAGCGGACGTCGCCTAAACATGAAATGCCTCCAGAGAAGCAGCATACACCTCCACCGTCGATCTTACACCAACGCCTATCTTTCGAGCGTCAGAACGCAAGGGAGGTAGGCATGACGTCACCGCCGGCCAAATCGCCTTCTAGTTTGCCAAAAACGCCGACAGCTCGCTCGGCGACCCCGGTGCAGAGCAACGACGCCCTCGACCTGACCAACACGAAGACGAGCGAGGCCGGCACTCCACCCCCGACGGAGCCTCCTGCGCCGGTCACCCCCACCACAGCTCTGAAGAACAGGCGGAAAGGCCGCGCCTTCAAGCTGCAACCGGCCGCCCTGAAGCTCCAGCATGAGGACGAGACAATGCGCGAAGCTGAGGGATCGGAGTCTGAATCCGACGCCGAGGTCCCACCCACCTACCAATGTCCACATTGCGACATAACCTTCGGTGACATAACTATGCATATTATTCACATGGGGTTCCACGGCTACAACGATCCCTTCATGTGTAACAAGTGTGGCGAGCGCAGCGCAGACCGTGTCGCGTTCTTCATTCACCTGGGTCGCGCGCAACACGCCTAG